A section of the Phaseolus vulgaris cultivar G19833 chromosome 8, P. vulgaris v2.0, whole genome shotgun sequence genome encodes:
- the LOC137826731 gene encoding uncharacterized protein isoform X2, translating to MDTVVSTTIESTVKTVGRVVKRQVGYFFNYKDKFKELKSYIQKLEHNRERLQHQVDDALRNADEIENDVQGCLKLMDEKIKEYKSYIHNEYHAKTICSLGFFPNNFQLRYQLGREATKKVEEIIRDELWKKGFDNVSYQKGPSIDATFSNMGYESFPSRNTNMEMILKALEDSTVDMIGVHGPGGVGKTALVKEVAKIVQEKKLFKTVVIANISRNPDFKKIQGQIADMLGMRLEGESEIARVDRIRKRLKNEKENALIILDDLWDGLDLNKLGIPCNDDESQRGVSNISDFGNNDDISNFAYNKTKKKELSKVDLNSMKKEKLFRRYKGGKVLLTSRYKQVLCNQMDVQQSSTFSVGVLDKKEAETLLKKVADVKTSEFDENAIEIAKWSAGFPIALVSIGRTLKHKSLSAWEDVCQQIKRQSFTEEWGFTDFSIKLSYDHLKNEQLKCIFLHCARMGHDALIMDLVKFCIGLNLLQGVHTITDARKRVKEVIHELEESSLLVRSYSDDRFTMHDIVRDVAISISSKEKHVFFMKNSILDEWPHEDDFERYTAIFLHYCDINDELPESIHCPRLEVLHIDNKSESFEIPDDFFKSMVRLRVLVLTGVNLSCLPSSIKCLKKLRILCLERCTLGNNLSIIGELKNLRILTLSGSKYESLPLEFGQLNKLQLLDISNCSKLREIRSNIIPRMNTLEELYIRDNLILWEAEENINSGNARMSELRNLNQLQNLDIHIQSSGHFPRNLFFDNLKSYKIVIGEFNLLNLNKVGEFKVPDKYEEVKFLALNLEEGIDIHSEKWVKMLLKNVECLLLGELNDVQDIFYELNVEGFPNLKHLSIVNNFGIKYIINPAERFYPLLTFPKLESIWLYKLHNLEIICDNRLVEASFRSLKVIKIKACVKLGNLFPFSMVRLLTVLETIEVCDCDSLKEIVSDERQTHDDKIEFPQLRVLTLKCLPTFTCLYTIDKMSDSAQSLQDRVQQHRNKDIFTDIENGVINSCLPLFNEKVSIPKLEWLELSSINIQKIWSDQYDHCFQNLLTLNVTDCGNLKYLLSLSMAGSLVNLQSLFLSECEMMEDIFPSENEEYIDVFPKLKKIEIICMENLEKLEVLKIRDCGAMKEIVAWDKHASEDAINFKFPHLNTLSLIDLNDLRSFYSGAHTLEWPALKELDIVDCIMLEGLTSKIINSTVQPIVLATEKVLYNLENMSFSLNEAEWLQKYIANVHKMHKLEELTLFGLNNSEILFWFLHRLPNLKILSLKLCHLERIWGFENLISREKIGVVMQLEEFRLNCMWALEEIGFEHDVLLQRVKCLIILQCKKLRNLASSSVSFSYLRYLEVGNCMMRNLMTTSTAKTLVQLKTMKVSSCPMIVEIVAENVEEKVEEIEFKVLESLELVSLQNLKCFSNVEKCDLKFPLLEKLVVSECPQMTKLSEVQSAPNLEKVHVAAEEKDKWYWEGDLNATLQKHFTDQVSFEYSKYARLIDYPETKGVRHDKPVFPDNFFNCLEKLEFDAACKRDVLIPSHVLLHLKNLKELNVHSSNAVKVIFDIDEIEIKMKRIFFRLEKLTLKNLQNLKCVWKENLEGTVSFPNLQEVVVHGCGSLVTLFSVSLARNLEKLKTLEIQECDKLVEIVEKEDAMETGMTVFVFPCLYHLTFSSMPLLSCFYPGKHHLECPLLYSLHVQYCPKLKLFTSNFDDGENQGVIEAPISPLQQPLFSVEILSSPKLKKLVLNEKIIMLLSDARLPQDLLYKLNHLSLCFGDDNNEKDTLPFDFFHKVPNLEELVVENCFGLKEIFPSQKLQVHDTVLVRLKELFLLQLNELDWVGLEHPWVQPYSEKLELLYLSNCPQVEKIVYFAVSFINLKQLYVKLCEKMEYLFTFTTLKSLVKLESLVVEECESIKEIAKNEDEDDCDEIVFGQLTLIELNCLPSLVSFYSGNATLRCSSLVAVKVTECPNMETFSQGVIKAPTLLGIQTSEDIDVTFNDDLNTTIRRLFHQKDFFNYSKRRILDYYLEMTKVQHKKPAISDNFFGSFKKLEFDAAFNRPLLIPSHVLPYLKNLEELNVHSSDAIQVIFDIDESEVKMKGIVYCLKKLTLKKLSNLKCVWKEYSRGIVSFPNLQEVVVKDCGSLVTLFSSFLAKNLEKLETLRMKRCEKLIEIVGKEDGMEHGTTLMFELPVLSLLCLENMPLLSCFYPKKHHLECPSLKVLFVICCPNLKLFSSDFDDSQKRVIEASISPIQQPLLSVEKVSPKLVALAFNEENIKLMSYAHLPQDLLCKLKFLVVYFEDNNEKGTLPFDFFHKVPNLELLFVHQCFGLKEIFPSQKLQVHDTIFVRLKQLYLQQLNELEWIGLEHPWVQPYCEKT from the exons ATGGACACAGTTGTCTCTACAACAATTGAGAGTACAGTGAAAACTGTAGGACGCGTGGTCAAACGACAAGTGGGCTACTTTTTCAATTACAAAGACAAATTTAAAGAGTTGAAATCTTACATTCAGAAGTTGGAACATAATAGGGAGAGGCTACAACATCAAGTTGATGATGCACTAAGGAATGCAGATGAAATTGAAAATGACGTTCAAGGTTGCTTAAAGCTGATGGATGAGAAGATAAAAGAATACAAAAGCTATATTCACAATGAATATCATGCAAAGACAATTTGCTCACTTGGTTTCTTTCCAAATAACTTCCAACTGAGGTATCAACTAGGCAGAGAAGCTACAAAGAAGGTAGAGGAAATCATACGAGATGAACTTTGGAAGAAAGGATTTGACAATGTTTCGTATCAAAAAGGCCCATCCATTGATGCTACTTTTTCAAACATGGGCTATGAGAGCTTTCCGTCTAGAAATACAAATATGGAGATGATTTTGAAAGCACTGGAAGACTCTACTGTTGATATGATTGGAGTTCATGGGCCTGGTGGTGTTGGTAAGACCGCTTTAGTGAAAGAAGTTGCTAAGATAGTTCAAGAAAAGAAGTTGTTCAAGACCGTGGTTATAGCAAATATTAGCAGAAATCCTgatttcaaaaaaattcaagGACAAATTGCTGACATGCTAGGAATGAGATTAGAAGGGGAAAGTGAGATTGCAAGAGTAGATCGTATTAGAAAGAGGTTAAAGAACGAAAAGGAGAACGCCCTTATTATCCTTGATGATCTATGGGATGGATTGGACTTGAATAAACTTGGGATTCCATGTAATGATGATGAAAGCCAACGAGGGGTCAGTAACATATCTGATTTTGGAAACAACGATGACATATCTAATTTTGCTTACAATAAGACAAAGAAAAAAGAGTTGTCCAAAGTTGATTTGAATAGCATGAAAAAGGAAAAGTTATTCAGGCGTTACAAAGGAGGCAAAGTTCTTCTAACATCTAGATATAAACAAGTACTATGTAATCAAATGGATGTGCAACAGAGCTCAACTTTTTCAGTGGGAGTCCTTGATAAAAAAGAGGCAGAGACTTTGCTTAAGAAAGTCGCTGATGTAAAAACTTCTGAGTTTGATGAGAATGCTATTGAAATTGCAAAATGGAGTGCTGGATTTCCCATAGCATTAGTTTCCATAGGAAGGACACTAAAGCATAAAAGCTTATCCGCATGGGAGGATGTTTGTCAACAAATTAAAAGACAAAGTTTTACAGAAGAATGGGGATTTACTGACTTCTCTATCAAGTTGAGCTACGATCATCTAAAAAATGAGCAGCTAAAGTGTATTTTCTTACATTGTGCAAGAATGGGACATGATGCTTTGATTATGGACTTGGTCAAATTTTGCATTGGTTTGAATTTGCTGCAAGGAGTCCACACAATTACAGATGCGAGGAAAAGAGTGAAGGAGGTTATACATGAGCTAGAAGAATCGAGTTTGTTAGTGAGGAGTTATTCTGATGACCGCTTCACCATGCATGACATTGTGCGAGATGTTGCTATTTCAATATCATCTAAAGAAAAACATgtgttttttatgaaaaattccattcttgatgagtggcctcacGAAGATGACTTTGAAAGGTACACTGCCATTTTTTTACACTATTGTGACATCAATGATGAGCTTCCTGAGAGTATACATTGTCCTAGACTTGAAGTCTTACATATTGACAATAAAAGTGAATCTTTCGAAATACCAGATGACTTTTTTAAATCTATGGTTCGACTTAGAGTGTTGGTATTGACTGGTGTTAATCTATCTTGCTTACCTTCATCAATTAAATGCCTAAAAAAACTAAGAATACTTTGTTTGGAGAGATGCACTCTAGGAAATAACCTATCAATCATCGGTGAGTTAAAGAATCTACGAATCCTTACTCTTTCTGGGTCTAAATATGAAAGTTTGCCTCTTGAATTTGGGCAATTGAATAAGCTTCAGCTTTTGGACATAAGCAATTGTTCAAAACTAAGAGAAATAAGGTCCAATATCATACCAAGGATGAACACTTTAGAGGAACTTTATATCAGAGACAATCTGATTCTATGGGAGGCTGAGGAAAATATCAATAGTGGAAATGCTAGAATGTCTGAGTTGAGGAACTTGAATCAGTTGCAAAATCTAGACATACACATTCAGAGTTCTGGCCATTTTCCACGAAACTTGTTTTTCGACAATTTGAAAAGTTACAAGATTGTCATTGGTGAATTCAACTTGCTTAACTTGAATAAAGTTGGAGAATTCAAAGTCCCTGACAAGTATGAGGAGGTGAAATTTTTGGCATTGAACCTAGAAGAAGGTATTGATATTCATTCAGAAAAATGGGTTAAAATGTTGTTAAAAAATGTTGAATGTTTACTGTTGGGGGAACTCAACGATGTTCAAGATATTTTCTATGAATTAAATGTTGAGGGATTTCCAAATTTGAAGCATTTATCCATTGTAAACAATTTTGGCATTAAGTATATTATCAACCCTGCGGAGCGGTTTTACCCTTTACTCACTTTTCCCAAATTGGAGTCCATATGGCTTTACAAACTGCATAATTTGGAGATAATATGTGACAATCGGCTTGTAGAGGCATCTTTTCGTAGTTTAAAAGTGATCAAGATTAAAGCATGTGTTAAATTGGGAAACCTTTTCCCATTTTCCATGGTTCGACTCCTCACTGTGCTTGAAACAATTGAAGTCTGTGATTGTGATTCTTTGAAGGAGATAGTTTCAGATGAAAGACAAACTCATGATGACAAGATTGAGTTTCCCCAGTTACGAGTTTTAACGTTAAAGTGTTTACCAACATTTACTTGTTTATATACCATTGATAAGATGTCTGATAGTGCACAATCGTTGCAAGACCGAGTACAGCAACACAGGAACAAAGATATTTTCACTGACATCGAGAACGGGGTCATTAATTCTTGCCTTCCACTCTTCAATGAAAAG GTTTCAATTCCCAAATTAGAATGGTTGGAGTTATCCTCAATCAACATCCAGAAGATATGGAGTGACCAATATGACCATTGTTTTCAAAATTTGCTCACGTTGAACGTGACAGATTGTGGTAATTTAAAGTATTTACTATCACTCTCCATGGCTGGAAGTTTGGTGAATCTTCAAAGCCTTTTTCTAAGTGAATGTGAAATGATGGAGGATATATTTCCTTCAGAAAATGAAGAG TATATTGATGTTTTTCCAAAGTTGAAGAAAATAGAGATCATTTGCATGGAGAACCTCG AAAAATTGGAAGTCCTTAAGATAAGGGACTGTGGGGCAATGAAAGAGATTGTTGCTTGGGACAAACATGCAAGTGAAGATGCTATCAACTTTAAGTTCCCTCATTTAAACACTCTATCATTGATAGACTTAAATGATTTGAGGAGTTTCTACTCAGGAGCTCACACTTTAGAGTGGCCAGCATTAAAGGAATTGGATATAGTCGATTGTATCATGTTGGAAGGGTTGACTTCAAAAATCATAAATTCAACAGTGCAACCAATTGTTTTAGCTACAGAAAAG gtgTTGTACAACTTGGAAAATATGTCATTTAGCTTGAACGAAGCAGAGTGGTTGCAGAAATACATTGCTAATGTTCACAAAATGCACAAACTAGAAGAACTTACCTTGTTTGGATTGAATAATAGTGAAATTCTCTTTTGGTTTCTTCATAGACTtccaaatttgaaaattttaagtTTGAAACTTTGTCACTTGGAAAGGATTTGGGGTTTTGAAAATCTTATTTCACGTGAAAAAATAGGTGTTGTTATGCAACTTGAAGAGTTTAGGTTAAATTGCATGTGGGCTCTTGAAGAGATTGGCTTTGAGCATGACGTGCTTCTTCAAAGGGTAAAATGCTTAATCATTCTACAATGTAAAAAATTGAGAAATCTAGCGTCGTCCTCAGTGTCTTTTAGTTACTTAAGATATTTAGAAGTGGGGAACTGCATGATGAGGAATTTAATGACAACCTCAACTGCTAAAACCTTGGTTCAACTCAAAACGATGAAAGTAAGTTCATGTCCAATGATTGTGGAAATCGTTGCAGAAAATGTTGAGGAAAAAGTAGAAGAGATTGAGTTTAAAGTATTAGAATCATTAGAATTGGTGTCTCTACAAAATCTCAAGTGTTTCTCGAATGTGGAGAAGTGTGACTTAAAATTCCCACTACTGGAAAAATTAGTAGTGAGTGAATGCCCTCAAATGACAAAATTATCTGAAGTCCAAAGTGCTCCAAACCTAGAGAAAGTACATGTTGCAGCCGAAGAAAAAGACAAGTGGTATTGGGAAGGTGATTTGAATGCAACCCTGCAGAAACATTTCACAGATCAG gTTTCTTTTGAATATTCAAAGTATGCAAGACTTATTGATTATCCTGAGACGAAAGGTGTTCGGCACGACAAACCTGTTTTCccagataatttttttaactgttTAGAGAAATTGGAATTCGATGCAGCATGTAAAAGAGATGTTTTGATTCCCTCTCATGTCCTTCTTCACTTGAAGAACTTAAAAGAATTGAATGTGCATAGTTCGAATGCAGTGAAGGTAATATTTGACATTGATGAGATTGAGATCAAGATGAAGAGAATATTCTTTCGTTTGGAAAAACTTACTTTAAAAAACTTGCAAAATTTGAAATGTGTATGGAAGGAAAACCTCGAAGGAACTGTCAGCTTTCCCAATTTGCAAGAAGTGGTTGTTCATGGTTGTGGAAGCTTGGTAACATTGTTTTCTGTATCCCTAGCCAGAAATCTTGAGAAGCTTAAAACACTTGAAATACAAGAGTGTGATAAATTGGTAGAAATAGttgaaaaagaagatgcaatGGAAACGGGGATGACAGTATTTGTGTTTCCTTGTTTGTACCATCTAACTTTTTCGAGTATGCCACTCTTGAGTTGCTTTTATCCTGGAAAACATCATCTGGAATGTCCCTTGTTATATTCGCTACATGTGCAATATTGTCCTAAGTTAAAGCTATTCACATCAAACTTTGACGATGGTGAGAATCAAGGAGTTATAGAGGCTCCAATTAGCCCACTACAGCAACCTTTGTTCTCTGTTGAAATATTG TCTTCTCCGAAACTGAAGAAGTTGGTACTCAATGAGAAAATTATTATGTTGTTGAGCGATGCACGTTTGCCACAAGACCTTCTTTACAAGTTAAATCATCTTTCTTTGTGCTTTGGGGATGATAACAATGAGAAAGATACTTTGCCTTTTGATTTCTTTCACAAGGTACCCAATTTAGAAGAACTTGTTGTAGAAAACTGCTTTGGTCTGAAGGAGATATTTCCCTCTCAAAAGCTTCAAGTTCATGACACAGTACTTGTGAGATTGAAAGAATTATTCTTGCTTCAGCTAAATGAGTTAGATTGGGTAGGTTTAGAGCACCCATGGGTACAACCATACTCCGAAAAGCTTGAATTATTATATCTCAGCAACTGTCCTCAAGtagaaaaaatagtttattttgcAGTGTCTTTCATCAATCTTAAACAGTTGTATGTGAAGCTCTGTGAAAAGATGGAGTATTTATTCACATTTACAACACTCAAAAGTTTGGTGAAACTTGAGAGCCTAGTTGTGGAGGAGTGTGAATCAATAAAAGAAATTGCAaaaaatgaagatgaagatgattgTGATGAGATAGTATTCGGACAACTTACATTGATTGAGCTAAATTGCTTACCAAGTTTAGTGAGCTTTTATTCAGGGAATGCCACTTTGCGATGCTCGTCTTTGGTAGCAGTGAAGGTAACTGAATGCCCTAATATGGAAACTTTCTCTCAAGGAGTCATAAAAGCTCCAACTTTATTGGGGATTCAAACATCAGAGGATATTGATGTAACATTCAACGACGATCTCAACACAACGATTCGGAGGTTGTTTCACCAAAAG GATTTTTTCAACTATTCAAAGCGTAGGATTCTTGACTATTATCTTGAGATGACTAAAGTTCAACACAAAAAACCTGCTATTTCAGACAACTTTTTTGGCAGTTTCAAGAAATTGGAATTTGATGCAGCATTTAATAGACCTCTTTTAATTCCCTCTCATGTACTTCCTTACTTGAAGAACTTAGAAGAATTGAATGTGCATAGTTCTGATGCAATACAAGTAATATTTGACATAGATGAGAGTGAAGTCAAGATGAAGGGAATAGTTTATTGTTTGAAAAAgcttactttaaaaaaattgtcaaatttgAAATGTGTATGGAAAGAATACTCCAGAGGAATTGTCAGCTTTCCCAATTTGCAAGAAGTGGTTGTTAAAGATTGTGGAAGCCTAGTAACATTGTTCTCTTCATTCCTTGCAAAAAATCTTGAGAAGCTTGAGACACTTCGAATGAAAAGGTGTGAGAAATTGATAGAAATAGTTGGAAAGGAAGATGGAATGGAACATGGAACGACATTAATGTTTGAATTACCTGTTTTGTCCCTTCTATGTCTTGAAAACATGCCACTGTTGAGTTGCTTTTACCCTAAAAAGCATCATCTGGAATGTCCCTCGTTAAAAGTCTTATTTGTGATATGTTGTCCTAATTTGAAGTTGTTCTCATCAGACTTTGATGATAGTCAAAAAAGAGTTATAGAGGCTTCAATTAGTCCGATACAACAACCTTTGTTGTCGGTTGAAAAG GTTTCTCCCAAACTCGTGGCATTAGCATTCAATGAGGAAAACATTAAGCTTATGAGCTATGCACATTTGCCACAAGACCTTCTTTGTAAACTAAAATTTCTTGTAGTTTACTTTGAGGATAACAATGAGAAAGGTACTTTGCCTTTTGATTTCTTTCACAAGGTACCCAATTTAGAACTTCTTTTTGTACACCAATGCTTTGGTTTGAAGGAGATATTTCCCTCTCAAAAGCTTCAAGTTCATGACACAATATTTGTGAGATTGAAACAATTATACTTGCAACAGCTAAATGAGTTAGAGTGGATTGGTTTAGAGCATCCATGGGTACAACCATACTGTGAAAAAACTTGA